The sequence GACACTTGTTTTTTACAGAGGCAGAGCTCCTAGAGGTGAGAAGACGAAGTGGGTCATGCATGAGTACCGTCTAGATGGTGATTTCTCCTACCGCCACACGTGTAAGGTAAGTCCCTTCCCACACGTGCGCTGTGGGAATCCAtcaagcttttctttttttcctgttTTGTCCCTTTCCGGGTTGACTTATTGGTGGTAAGCACGCCgactaaaaatttatttatttttactccATTATTAACCATAGGGGTAGTTTTTGATGTGATTGCTTTGATTTAACATGCCTTGGCCTGTTTTGGTGTCAATGCCTTTCATTTATTAGTCCAacataaattgttaaaaaggtgtataattatttcatgACATATGCTGCATCGGAGACCTTTGCTTGGAttgcccttttcttttttcttttccctgtaattattattaaatttagaaatggGTTGTTTCCAGGAGGAATGGGTGATTTGCAGGATATTTAACAAAacaggagaaaagaaaaatgcactTTTGCAAGGGCAAAGGTTCCTCTTGGAAGCAACTTCACCACCCAATTCTTGTTCTCTGCCTTCATTGCTTGAAGCTCCATCCACATTAATGGAATGTCAATCTCAGGCAGGAACCGATGGACTCCAAAACCCTTTTCTGATTCAGCATCAAGAAAATGATCTAAAAAGCTTGCTACTGAGCCCACTACTCTCCCAATGTCATAACACAGTCTCAATAAATGGGATCCAGTTCCAACCCTCATTTTCACCCACTACGCCCATCGCAATCAGCACAAATacagaaacaaacaaaaatatagaCACAAACACCAACAACAACCCGTCGATGCTCTTCAAGTCTCTCCTCTCGCATCAAGATTGCACACTGAAGGAACAATCCCCTGTTCTAAAACAGTGCAAGACAGAGGCAAACTTTTCCCATTTTCAACTACCTGAAGCAAACTTGAACTGGATGATGGATAagattcatcatcatcatcaacatcaaaGCCCATATCAGTATCCCTTGTCTTTTGAGATGGATTGCAATATGTTGGGGATTACAGCAGCTGCTACAGATGCAGACATTACTGCCCATGAGATGTCCACTTCAATTGCTTTCAACAGGGCCGGCTTTCAGATGATGTTAGATGCTCCTATCAGACACCCTGCAGAATCTTGGCCTTTAGATTCTTAAAGATCTCCTTCAAGTGTTAAAACAACTAGTGCTATAATAGTTCATATGTATACGTATACCATCTATAGAATATTAACGCAGcagctttatttatttattaatgtttatttgTAGCAGTAAAAGTTATTGTATGTAAGGCTATCTCCATCCATCCATCCATCCATGCACGTATCCATCTTGTACCATTTTCACATATCATCTCTTATCTGGagcttattattattattatcattaataagatttcagaatttttattgaaacaaaattggttgtttttttttttatttaaaaagaaaggaatttgTAAATTACGACAGTGGTGGAAGGGGAGTAGTGTAAGTGTAGTGTTGGTGGATGTGATAAGATGGAAGAGGATTGGGAGTTGTTGTTCATACTTCATAATAAAAGTAACACTAGTATTTTGACGTCACTGTTTATTGATGATTGATGGTAGGATTGGGTCCCTTTGCATGCATGCGCGCTGGTAGGGGGTACGGCCCACATCTACGGCCTATAAGCTCTGTCTCTAAGGTAGACAAGGCTTGGATTTATCTCAAAAAGCAAACTATGATTCATAAAAGTTGATGACAAtggcatcatcatcatcatcatcatcatcatcaggaGTTCTGTAATACACATAAATTCTGGGCTGCCTACATGAGACACCCACCTGATAAGGCCTAGTTTAATATGATCTGTTCTGTTATTAATGGTTCAGCCAATCTACCTGCTGCTGCTAATCATGTCATCGTCCCCATTCATTCACTCTTTAAAATGACAAGATTAGGTCTAACTCAGCGAATATAGcagaataaattattcattattttctcgGAAATCTGAGCTTCCATACTCCAATTTTCACTCGCCTTCCAAGACAACAAAAATATCCATTCCTCTGGCCATCGAAGAAAACAGAGGAACCCCAGCCCTCCATCCAGGCCATGGCCATATCTGAAAGTTAGCCTTGGGCCGGACGTTAAAATCATAGTGAACAAACAGTCCACTGAATGTCAAACAAGCACACAACCAACATCCTATGGCCTAATTAGAGCTGTAATCAACCGAGCCATTCACGATTTTAAATTCCATTGTAATCAAACCGAATCCAACTTTGATGAgctcattttaaaattattatgctCACAAATAGCTAGAgctaaatttgtaaataagtatgctatatatatatatatatatgaagctCAAGCTAGTTGagcattttcaaattttactattattatataataaatattgtaataataatattatgactttaaatttaagaaacaaACCAGTTTGAGCTCGAGTTTGAATCAATAAACGCGCCTATAGACAagctaaaaaataagtatGCTCATGAGTCATATTGCGAGTTTGTTCATGAGCTTTATAAACGAACTGAGCTCAAATTCAAGCGCCTAATCACGAAGCATTAAACAAGCAATCTTATAAGCTAACAAACCAAACTCTCTCAAGCTTGAATTTGACTCTGATAAAGTTATCGAGTTTGAAATTTGACCTCAAACCTAACTCGATTAACTTAACGAACAATATCAAGTCAAGTTCTAAATAGTCGACAAGACGTTTAGTTCATTTACAGTCTTACCAAACATGTAGGCAACAACAAGCCA is a genomic window of Ricinus communis isolate WT05 ecotype wild-type chromosome 2, ASM1957865v1, whole genome shotgun sequence containing:
- the LOC8273655 gene encoding protein CUP-SHAPED COTYLEDON 3, whose translation is MLAMEELLCELIGEDRNEQGLPPGFRFHPTDEELITFYLASKVLNGTFCGVEIAEVDLNRCEPWELPDVAKMGEREWYFFSLRDRKYPTGLRTNRATGAGYWKATGKDREVYSASSGALLGMKKTLVFYRGRAPRGEKTKWVMHEYRLDGDFSYRHTCKEEWVICRIFNKTGEKKNALLQGQRFLLEATSPPNSCSLPSLLEAPSTLMECQSQAGTDGLQNPFLIQHQENDLKSLLLSPLLSQCHNTVSINGIQFQPSFSPTTPIAISTNTETNKNIDTNTNNNPSMLFKSLLSHQDCTLKEQSPVLKQCKTEANFSHFQLPEANLNWMMDKIHHHHQHQSPYQYPLSFEMDCNMLGITAAATDADITAHEMSTSIAFNRAGFQMMLDAPIRHPAESWPLDS